The following are from one region of the Klebsiella aerogenes genome:
- the hutH gene encoding histidine ammonia-lyase: MKSLTLIPGQLSLSQLRDVYSHPVNITLDSSAFAAIDESVACVNAILAEGRTAYGINTGFGLLAQTRISTEDLENLQRSLVLSHAAGVGEPLDDDLARLIMVLKINSLSRGFSGIRLSVIQALIGLVNAGVTPWIPAKGSVGASGDLAPLAHMSLTLLGEGKARVRGGEWLPATDALRQAGLEPITLAAKEGLALLNGTQASTAFALRGLFEAEDLFASAVVCGALTTEAALGSRRPFDARIHDVRGQRGQIDAAALYRHVLTDDSAISQSHHNCAKVQDPYSLRCQPQVMGACLTQIRQAAEVLFAEANAVSDNPLVFAAENDVISGGNFHAEPVAMAADNIALAIAEIGSLSERRIALMMDSHMSQLPPFLVKNGGVNSGFMIAQVTAAALASENKALSHPHSVDSLPTSANQEDHVSMAPAAGRRLWAMADNTRGVLAVEWLAAVQGLDMREGLTTSPLLEEARHLLRERVSHYTQDRFFAPDIDNATELLAARHLTRLLPAVLPSQH; this comes from the coding sequence ATGAAATCTTTAACGCTAATTCCGGGTCAACTCAGCCTGTCGCAGCTACGCGACGTTTACAGCCACCCGGTTAACATTACCCTCGACAGCAGCGCGTTCGCCGCCATTGACGAGAGCGTAGCCTGCGTCAACGCAATCCTCGCGGAAGGGCGTACCGCGTACGGCATCAATACCGGTTTTGGCCTGTTGGCGCAAACCCGTATCTCTACGGAAGACCTTGAGAACCTGCAGCGTTCGCTGGTGTTGTCCCATGCGGCAGGCGTTGGCGAGCCGCTGGACGATGACCTGGCGCGCCTGATCATGGTGCTGAAGATTAACAGTCTTTCCCGCGGCTTCTCCGGGATTCGTTTAAGCGTGATTCAGGCGCTGATTGGTCTGGTAAATGCGGGCGTGACGCCGTGGATCCCGGCCAAAGGTTCGGTCGGCGCGTCCGGCGACCTGGCGCCGCTGGCGCATATGTCGCTGACCCTATTGGGCGAAGGCAAAGCGCGCGTACGCGGCGGCGAATGGCTGCCGGCGACCGACGCGCTGCGTCAGGCAGGGCTGGAACCGATCACGCTGGCGGCGAAAGAAGGGCTGGCGCTGCTCAACGGCACCCAGGCGTCGACGGCCTTTGCGCTGCGCGGTCTGTTTGAAGCCGAGGATCTGTTCGCTTCCGCCGTGGTGTGCGGCGCGTTAACCACCGAAGCGGCGCTGGGTTCGCGTCGTCCGTTCGATGCGCGCATTCATGATGTGCGCGGCCAGCGCGGCCAGATTGATGCGGCGGCGCTGTATCGCCACGTACTGACCGACGACAGCGCGATTTCGCAGTCGCACCATAACTGCGCTAAGGTTCAGGACCCGTACTCTCTGCGTTGTCAGCCGCAGGTGATGGGCGCCTGCCTGACTCAGATTCGCCAGGCGGCGGAAGTGCTGTTCGCCGAAGCGAACGCGGTTTCTGATAACCCGCTGGTCTTCGCCGCCGAGAACGACGTGATCTCCGGCGGTAACTTCCACGCTGAGCCGGTGGCGATGGCGGCGGATAATATCGCGCTGGCGATTGCTGAAATTGGTTCGCTTTCCGAGCGCCGCATTGCGCTGATGATGGACAGCCATATGTCGCAGCTGCCGCCGTTCCTCGTGAAAAACGGTGGTGTGAACTCCGGCTTTATGATTGCCCAAGTGACGGCTGCGGCGCTGGCCAGTGAAAACAAAGCATTATCGCACCCGCATAGCGTTGACAGCCTGCCGACCTCCGCCAACCAGGAAGACCATGTGTCGATGGCGCCGGCTGCCGGTCGCCGTCTGTGGGCGATGGCCGACAACACCCGCGGCGTACTGGCCGTCGAGTGGCTGGCTGCGGTGCAAGGGCTGGATATGCGTGAAGGCTTGACCACCAGTCCGCTGCTGGAAGAAGCGCGCCATCTGCTGCGCGAACGCGTATCACACTATACTCAGGACCGTTTCTTCGCGCCTGATATCGATAATGCCACTGAGCTTTTGGCCGCACGTCATCTGACGCGTCTGCTGCCTGCCGTATTGCCTAGCCAGCACTAA
- the hutG gene encoding formimidoylglutamase — translation MKLWQATPASLWQGRDDSAEAPNALRLFQTIARAERFAPQEMPGDIALLGFACDEGVRRNKGRTGAGLGPETLRRALANMASHQGHDRCVDMGTISVEGEQLEAAHQALREAVAACQRAGKRTLVLGGGHETAFGHGAGVLDAFPGEKVGIINLDAHLDLRFAECASSGTPFRQLALECDAQQRGFHYTCIGVSRTANTQALWDEAARREVAIVEDLEVLEAFETRVLAELQRNIAQFDRLYLTIDLDVLPAREMPAVSAPAALGVPLATLLRIVEPLCRSGKLQAVDLVEFNPQFDIDGQGARAAARLAWQIAHWWR, via the coding sequence ATGAAGCTGTGGCAAGCCACTCCCGCCAGCCTTTGGCAAGGGCGCGACGATAGCGCGGAAGCGCCAAATGCGCTGCGTTTGTTTCAGACCATCGCCCGCGCGGAACGCTTCGCGCCGCAGGAGATGCCCGGCGATATCGCGTTGCTGGGGTTCGCCTGCGATGAGGGAGTAAGGCGCAATAAAGGGCGTACCGGTGCCGGGCTCGGCCCGGAAACGCTGCGCCGGGCTTTGGCGAATATGGCCAGCCATCAGGGGCACGATCGCTGTGTAGACATGGGAACGATTAGCGTCGAAGGCGAGCAGTTGGAAGCCGCGCATCAGGCGTTGCGCGAGGCGGTCGCCGCCTGCCAGCGCGCCGGCAAACGCACGCTGGTGTTGGGCGGCGGCCACGAGACGGCTTTCGGTCACGGCGCCGGGGTGCTCGATGCGTTCCCGGGCGAAAAAGTCGGCATTATCAATCTCGACGCGCATCTCGATCTCCGTTTTGCCGAATGCGCCAGTTCCGGAACGCCGTTCCGCCAGTTGGCGCTGGAGTGCGATGCGCAGCAGCGTGGTTTTCACTATACCTGTATTGGCGTCAGCCGGACGGCCAACACCCAGGCGCTGTGGGACGAAGCGGCACGACGCGAGGTGGCTATCGTGGAGGATCTGGAGGTGCTGGAAGCCTTCGAAACCCGCGTGCTGGCGGAGCTTCAGCGCAATATCGCGCAATTCGATCGCCTGTACCTGACTATCGATCTCGACGTGCTGCCAGCGCGCGAAATGCCGGCGGTTTCCGCTCCGGCGGCGCTGGGCGTTCCGCTGGCGACGCTGTTACGCATCGTCGAACCATTGTGCCGCAGCGGTAAGTTGCAGGCGGTGGATTTGGTCGAATTCAATCCGCAATTTGATATTGATGGTCAGGGCGCCCGCGCGGCGGCCCGCCTGGCATGGCAAATCGCCCATTGGTGGCGCTAG
- the hutU gene encoding urocanate hydratase, which yields MSQSKYRQLDVRAPRGTTLTAKSWLTEAPLRMLMNNLDPDVAENPHELVVYGGIGRAARNWECYDAIVKALKNLESDETLLVQSGKPVGVFKTHENSPRVLIANSNLVPHWATWEHFNELDAKGLAMYGQMTAGSWIYIGSQGIVQGTYETFVEAGRQHYQGSLKGRWVLTAGLGGMGGAQPLAATLAGACSLNIECQQSRIDFRLRTRYVDEQATSLDDALERIKKYTAEGRAISIALCGNAADIVPELVKRGVRPDMVTDQTSAHDPLHGYLPKGWSWEEYQQKAESDPQGTILAAKRSMADHVQAMLAFNEMGVPTFDYGNNIRQMAQEMGVSNAFDFPGFVPAYIRPLFCRGIGPFRWVALSGDPQDIYKTDAKVKEIISDDKHLHHWLDMARERISFQGLPARICWVGLEWRQKLGLAFNEMVRSGEVSAPIVIGRDHLDSGSVASPNRETEAMRDGSDAVSDWPLLNALLNTASGATWVSLHHGGGVGMGFSQHSGMVIVCDGTDEAAARIARVLHNDPATGVMRHADAGYEIAIECAAEQGLNLPMVAATQGNAK from the coding sequence ATGTCGCAAAGCAAATATCGCCAGCTGGATGTACGTGCACCGCGAGGCACGACACTGACCGCAAAGAGCTGGTTGACCGAAGCCCCGCTGCGTATGTTAATGAACAACCTCGATCCCGATGTCGCTGAAAACCCGCATGAGCTGGTGGTCTACGGCGGTATTGGTCGCGCAGCGCGCAACTGGGAATGCTATGACGCTATCGTGAAGGCGCTGAAAAACCTGGAAAGCGACGAGACTCTGCTGGTGCAGTCCGGTAAACCGGTCGGCGTATTCAAAACTCATGAAAACTCGCCACGCGTACTGATCGCTAACTCCAACCTGGTTCCGCACTGGGCGACCTGGGAACACTTCAACGAACTGGATGCCAAAGGGCTGGCGATGTACGGCCAGATGACTGCCGGCAGCTGGATCTACATCGGCAGCCAGGGCATCGTGCAGGGCACCTACGAAACCTTCGTCGAAGCCGGTCGTCAGCATTACCAGGGCAGCCTGAAGGGCCGCTGGGTATTAACCGCCGGTCTGGGCGGCATGGGCGGCGCGCAGCCGCTGGCCGCGACGCTGGCAGGCGCTTGCTCGCTGAACATCGAATGTCAGCAGAGCCGTATCGATTTCCGTCTGCGTACCCGCTACGTTGATGAACAAGCCACTTCACTGGATGACGCGCTGGAGCGCATCAAGAAATATACCGCCGAAGGTCGCGCTATCTCTATCGCGCTGTGCGGCAACGCCGCGGACATCGTGCCGGAACTGGTCAAACGCGGCGTGCGCCCGGATATGGTCACCGACCAGACCAGCGCCCATGACCCGCTGCACGGTTACCTGCCGAAAGGCTGGAGCTGGGAAGAGTATCAGCAGAAAGCTGAATCTGACCCGCAGGGCACGATTCTGGCGGCTAAACGCTCGATGGCTGACCACGTTCAGGCGATGCTGGCCTTTAATGAAATGGGCGTACCGACCTTCGACTACGGCAACAACATCCGCCAGATGGCGCAGGAAATGGGCGTCAGCAACGCCTTCGATTTCCCGGGCTTCGTACCGGCTTATATTCGCCCGCTGTTCTGCCGCGGTATCGGTCCGTTCCGCTGGGTAGCGCTGTCCGGCGATCCGCAGGATATCTACAAAACCGACGCTAAAGTAAAAGAGATCATCAGCGATGATAAGCATCTGCACCACTGGCTGGATATGGCGCGCGAGCGTATCAGCTTCCAGGGGCTGCCGGCGCGTATCTGCTGGGTCGGTCTGGAATGGCGTCAGAAGTTGGGACTGGCGTTTAACGAAATGGTCCGCAGCGGCGAAGTTTCCGCGCCGATCGTGATTGGCCGCGATCACCTGGATTCCGGTTCCGTCGCCAGCCCGAACCGCGAAACCGAAGCCATGCGCGACGGCTCCGACGCGGTTTCCGACTGGCCGTTGCTGAACGCGTTGCTCAACACCGCCAGCGGCGCGACCTGGGTGTCGTTGCACCACGGCGGCGGCGTCGGTATGGGCTTCTCGCAACACTCCGGAATGGTTATCGTCTGCGACGGTACCGATGAAGCGGCGGCGCGTATCGCACGTGTCCTGCACAACGACCCGGCGACCGGCGTGATGCGTCATGCTGATGCGGGTTACGAAATTGCTATTGAATGTGCAGCAGAACAGGGTTTGAATCTTCCGATGGTCGCGGCAACGCAGGGGAACGCTAAATGA
- the hutI gene encoding imidazolonepropionase translates to MKINVYTTHDKLNAMTEATSELVIWRNARLATLNPDYSQPYGMLERHALLVRDGRIVAIVADDETPAGRSIDLEGRLLTPGLIDCHTHLIFGGSRAQEWEQRLNGVSYQTISANGGGINSTVRATRESSEAELLTLAQPRLARLLREGVTTLEIKSGYGLDLQNERKMLRVARQLADENVVEVAATLLSAHATPPEYKGDADGYISLVCETILPTLWQEGLFESVDVFCENVGFSPQQTERVFQAAQALGIPVKGHVEQLSSLGGAQLVSRYHGLSADHIEYLTEEGVSAMSQSGTVAALLPGAFYFLNETRKPPVELLRKYQVPMAVATDFNPGTSPFASLHLAMNMACVKFGLTPEEAWAGVTRHAARALGRQDSHGQLAAGFVANFAIWDAEHPVEMVYEPGRTPLWHRVVRGEMQ, encoded by the coding sequence ATGAAAATAAATGTCTATACAACCCATGACAAGTTGAACGCTATGACCGAAGCCACCTCTGAACTCGTTATCTGGCGAAACGCGCGTCTCGCCACCCTGAACCCTGATTATTCCCAGCCGTACGGCATGCTGGAGCGCCACGCGCTGCTGGTGCGCGACGGCCGCATTGTCGCGATCGTCGCTGATGATGAGACCCCTGCCGGGCGCAGCATCGACCTCGAAGGGCGACTGCTGACGCCGGGACTGATTGATTGCCACACCCATCTTATCTTCGGCGGCAGCCGGGCACAGGAGTGGGAGCAGCGGCTGAATGGCGTGTCGTATCAGACCATCAGCGCCAACGGCGGCGGGATTAACTCCACCGTGCGCGCCACGCGCGAAAGCAGCGAAGCCGAACTGTTAACTCTCGCGCAGCCGCGTCTGGCTCGCTTGCTACGAGAAGGGGTGACAACGCTGGAGATTAAATCCGGCTACGGTCTCGATCTGCAAAACGAACGTAAGATGCTGCGGGTAGCCCGCCAGTTGGCTGACGAAAATGTGGTAGAAGTTGCCGCCACGCTGCTTTCCGCTCACGCCACGCCACCGGAATACAAAGGTGATGCCGACGGCTATATCTCGCTGGTGTGCGAGACGATACTGCCGACGCTGTGGCAGGAGGGGCTGTTTGAAAGCGTTGATGTCTTCTGTGAAAACGTCGGCTTCAGTCCGCAACAAACCGAGCGCGTATTCCAGGCCGCGCAGGCGCTCGGTATTCCGGTAAAAGGTCATGTTGAGCAGCTATCGTCGCTGGGCGGCGCTCAGCTGGTGAGCCGCTATCACGGACTCTCCGCCGACCATATCGAATATCTGACGGAAGAGGGCGTGTCGGCGATGAGCCAAAGCGGTACTGTGGCGGCGCTGCTGCCCGGCGCGTTCTACTTCCTTAATGAAACCCGTAAACCGCCGGTGGAACTGCTGCGCAAGTATCAGGTACCGATGGCGGTGGCGACCGATTTCAACCCGGGCACCAGCCCCTTTGCCAGCCTGCATTTGGCGATGAACATGGCCTGCGTCAAATTTGGCTTAACGCCGGAAGAGGCCTGGGCCGGGGTGACTCGCCATGCCGCGCGGGCGCTGGGGCGTCAGGATAGCCATGGCCAGCTGGCGGCGGGCTTTGTCGCTAACTTTGCCATCTGGGATGCCGAGCATCCGGTCGAGATGGTGTATGAACCAGGGCGTACTCCGCTCTGGCATCGCGTCGTTCGAGGAGAAATGCAATGA
- a CDS encoding putative acyl-CoA thioester hydrolase produces the protein MNTYSVSRLTLALAFGVTLSACSSTPADQRPSTQTAPGTTARPILSADEAKNFTPAAYFQSLTPNAAAWTPSAISLPAQPDFIVGPAGTQGVTHTTIQAAVDAAIARHSARRQFIAIMPGEYAGTVYVPAAPGALTIYGTGDKPIDVKISEAIDSEMDRNSWRHLVNPAGKYMPGKPAWYMFDSCQSKSAATVGVMCSAVFWSQNNGLQLQNLTIANNLGDSVDAGTHQAVALRSDGDQVQINKVNILGRQNTFFVTNSGVQNRLQDNRQPRTLVTNSYIEGDVDIVSGRGAVVFDNTDFRIVNSRTQKEGYVFAPATLKSMTYGFLATNSRFTASGDNVAQLGRALDVDGNSNGQVVIRDSAINEGFNIAQPWAAAVGSNRAFNGNVGAEDAKGNPQRNLNDNGFNRMWEYNNRGVGSAVVAVPKQ, from the coding sequence ATGAACACATATTCCGTTTCCCGCCTGACGCTGGCGCTGGCCTTCGGCGTGACGCTGTCCGCCTGTAGCTCAACGCCTGCCGATCAAAGACCCTCAACGCAGACCGCGCCGGGCACCACCGCGCGTCCGATTCTCAGCGCCGATGAAGCGAAAAACTTTACCCCGGCGGCGTATTTCCAGTCGCTGACGCCGAATGCCGCCGCCTGGACGCCGTCCGCTATCAGCCTACCGGCGCAGCCTGACTTCATCGTCGGCCCGGCCGGTACGCAGGGCGTGACCCACACCACCATTCAGGCCGCGGTCGATGCGGCGATAGCCCGTCACTCCGCCCGTCGTCAGTTCATCGCCATCATGCCAGGCGAGTATGCGGGTACCGTATATGTCCCTGCCGCGCCAGGCGCGCTGACCATTTACGGTACCGGCGATAAGCCTATCGACGTAAAAATCAGCGAAGCGATTGATTCCGAAATGGACCGCAATAGCTGGCGTCATCTGGTCAATCCAGCCGGTAAATATATGCCGGGCAAACCGGCGTGGTATATGTTCGATAGCTGCCAGAGCAAATCCGCCGCCACCGTGGGCGTGATGTGTTCCGCGGTCTTCTGGTCGCAGAATAACGGCCTGCAGCTGCAGAACCTGACTATCGCCAACAACCTCGGCGATAGCGTTGATGCCGGTACCCACCAGGCCGTCGCGCTGCGCAGCGATGGCGACCAGGTCCAGATCAACAAGGTCAATATTCTTGGCCGCCAGAATACCTTCTTCGTCACCAATAGCGGCGTGCAGAACCGTCTGCAGGACAACCGCCAGCCCCGCACGCTGGTGACCAATAGCTATATTGAAGGCGATGTGGACATCGTTTCCGGCCGCGGCGCGGTGGTATTTGATAATACCGATTTCCGTATCGTGAACTCACGTACACAGAAAGAAGGCTACGTTTTCGCGCCAGCAACGCTGAAAAGCATGACCTACGGCTTCCTGGCGACCAACAGCCGCTTCACCGCCTCCGGTGATAACGTCGCCCAATTGGGCCGTGCGCTGGATGTCGACGGCAACAGCAACGGTCAGGTGGTGATCCGCGATAGCGCCATCAATGAAGGCTTCAACATAGCCCAACCGTGGGCGGCGGCGGTCGGTTCCAACCGCGCTTTCAACGGCAACGTCGGTGCGGAAGATGCCAAAGGCAACCCGCAGCGCAACCTCAACGACAACGGCTTCAACCGCATGTGGGAATATAACAACCGCGGCGTGGGCAGCGCTGTCGTTGCCGTACCGAAGCAGTAA
- a CDS encoding histidine utilization repressor, whose translation MFAQQPRSAPAPFYEKVKQAISEKIYRGEWRPHDRIPSEAELVAQFGFSRMTINRALRELTDEGLLVRLQGVGTFVAEPKGQSALFEVRSIADEIASRRHQHRCEVLLLEETEADVVQAEALNVAEGTRIFHSLMVHYENDVPVQIEDRCVNAAVVPDYLLQDYTTTTPHDYLSLIAPLTEGEHIVEAVQATAEECALLRILPHDPCLLIRRRTWSTTHIVSHARLLFPGARYRLQGHFSS comes from the coding sequence ATGTTTGCACAACAACCGCGTTCCGCGCCCGCGCCTTTCTATGAAAAGGTGAAGCAGGCGATCAGCGAAAAAATTTATCGCGGGGAGTGGCGTCCGCACGACCGCATCCCGTCGGAGGCTGAACTGGTCGCCCAGTTCGGCTTCAGCCGCATGACCATTAATCGCGCGCTGCGGGAACTGACGGATGAGGGCCTGCTGGTCAGGCTACAGGGGGTGGGTACCTTTGTCGCCGAGCCGAAAGGGCAGTCGGCGTTGTTCGAAGTGCGCAGTATTGCCGATGAAATCGCGTCTCGTCGCCATCAGCACCGCTGTGAAGTACTGCTGCTGGAGGAGACCGAAGCGGATGTGGTTCAGGCGGAAGCGCTTAACGTTGCCGAAGGAACCCGCATCTTCCATTCGCTGATGGTGCATTACGAAAACGACGTTCCGGTGCAAATCGAAGATCGTTGCGTGAATGCCGCGGTGGTGCCGGACTATCTGTTACAGGATTACACCACTACCACGCCGCACGATTATCTGTCGTTGATCGCGCCATTAACTGAAGGCGAGCATATTGTCGAGGCGGTGCAGGCGACGGCGGAAGAGTGCGCGCTGCTGCGCATTCTGCCGCACGATCCATGCCTGCTTATTCGCCGCCGCACCTGGTCGACGACGCATATCGTTTCTCACGCGCGCCTGCTGTTCCCCGGCGCGCGCTACCGTCTGCAGGGCCATTTCAGTTCCTGA